The following coding sequences lie in one Mycobacterium gordonae genomic window:
- a CDS encoding DUF4328 domain-containing protein: MIQVCSQCGTRWNVRERQRSWCPRCRGALMAPLADSPPGDPRWSPQAGPQLPVGPVAPRTPPRLPPGFRWIAVRPGAAPPIRRMRRPLGPTPRYTAIPRWGLVDRVSPAAITTPDAAVKPGPAPELVRVAMFATQLVLAIAALVYVVRYGLLIYNRNSLLNNVVAIAADWLGVAASVAALAALLGCFIVLVNWLIARRAAAFSYHGLPEHRSTRRLWAGCLLPFANLVMAPVYVIELALVEDHYERARKPIYLWWLAWVVSYTVSLFAIATSLSSDAQGIANNTVMVVVAYAAAAVTVGGVARVFEGFERKPVERPAHRWLVVESDRPAPPVPAAPVEPEGQEPAA, translated from the coding sequence GTGATTCAGGTGTGCTCCCAGTGCGGCACGCGGTGGAATGTGCGCGAACGCCAGCGCAGCTGGTGTCCCCGCTGCCGGGGTGCCCTCATGGCGCCCCTGGCCGACTCGCCCCCGGGTGATCCTCGGTGGAGCCCGCAAGCCGGACCGCAGCTGCCGGTTGGCCCTGTCGCGCCACGCACGCCGCCGCGGCTCCCACCGGGATTCCGGTGGATAGCGGTGCGTCCCGGTGCCGCACCGCCGATACGCCGCATGCGGCGGCCGCTCGGCCCGACACCGCGCTATACGGCGATACCGCGCTGGGGTCTGGTCGACCGTGTCAGTCCGGCGGCGATCACGACGCCGGACGCCGCGGTCAAGCCGGGACCCGCGCCCGAACTTGTGCGTGTGGCGATGTTCGCGACCCAATTGGTCCTCGCTATCGCCGCGTTGGTGTACGTGGTGCGCTACGGGCTGCTCATCTACAACCGCAATTCGCTGCTGAACAACGTGGTCGCCATCGCGGCGGACTGGCTGGGGGTTGCCGCCAGTGTGGCCGCGCTGGCGGCTCTGCTGGGATGCTTCATTGTGCTCGTCAATTGGTTGATCGCTCGACGCGCTGCCGCCTTCAGTTACCACGGGCTGCCCGAACATCGCTCGACCCGCCGGTTGTGGGCCGGTTGCCTGCTGCCGTTCGCGAACCTGGTGATGGCGCCCGTCTACGTCATCGAACTCGCGCTCGTCGAAGATCATTACGAGCGGGCGCGCAAACCGATCTACCTGTGGTGGCTCGCGTGGGTCGTCAGCTACACGGTGTCGCTGTTCGCCATCGCGACCAGCTTGTCCAGCGACGCCCAGGGCATCGCCAACAACACCGTGATGGTGGTGGTCGCGTACGCGGCCGCCGCGGTCACCGTCGGCGGGGTTGCACGGGTCTTCGAGGGATTCGAACGCAAGCCGGTCGAGCGGCCGGCGCACCGCTGGCTCGTGGTGGAATCGGATCGGCCTGCGCCCCCAGTACCTGCCGCTCCGGTTGAGCCGGAGGGACAGGAACCGGCAGCATAG